In Lathyrus oleraceus cultivar Zhongwan6 chromosome 2, CAAS_Psat_ZW6_1.0, whole genome shotgun sequence, the DNA window ATTAACAAGCTCAAGTCTGTTTTCTTTCTACACAGGCCTTATCAGACGGATCCCGAAACAAAGTTACTTAATTGTAAGAGTTATGTTCACTTATGGGAAACAATTGATGATTATCCTCCCAGTCTAAAAATCACAAGGGAATTAATGGAATATGTCAACTGCATCCATCTTTATGACCCAAAGAACTTTGATGATAATACAACTTGTATAAGTCATGGAAAATTCAGAAGACCAGAAGTTGGAGAAAGCTCAACTCAAGCCATACAACAGAATCCAGATTCTCCAATGGAAGCTGAATTCTCAGAAGGACAAGTGGAAGAAGCTAATAGAAAATTGATGGATCACACTTACATGATGGATGACATCTGGCAACATGAGTCATCACGTTATGGAGATTGTTTTTCTGATGAGAACTTATCCGATCAGAACATGTCCCCATCTCATGAACCCATTTTCAAAGACTAGGTGACAAGTGTCCCTTATGGGCCATTAGCATGCTTATGAATAGTATTTTCTCGTCTTTTTGTGTAAAAGTAACTCTATTATGTATGCTTTAGAGATAAGGGTGTCGGACTTTTGGAAAAGGCATTTCTATAGTGCCATGCTTGTAATAGTATTGCTTTTGTCTTTTATGCTCCTCCTTGCCTATAAAAGGAGGGCTCTTGTAAAATATTTTGATCAAGCAATCATAAATAAAAACTCTTTGTGTGTTCAAGAACAACTATGTTCTAAATATCCTCTCTTTCTCCCTAAAAGCTTTAGTTACTATATTCATATCATAATCCCCCACATAGATGCAAGTATGCTCTACACCTGCCTCAACTGAGGATCTTGTGTATCAGAAAACATCTGACCTTCGATCCATGCTACGGTCCTCACTATTATGGAATATCAGTTTTAATTGATAGTCTGTGTTATGCCTATGGTTGACTGTTTGATGACGATTCAGTTGAGACTGAGTTTCATGATATGTGAGGCTCCCGGCCAGtatggtatcagagcctcgttAAGAAGAAGGGGTGCACATGGTGTGAATATTAGTAAAGAAAGTAAGTAAGGGAGAAAACCACTTACACATGGAAACACCTGAACCAAACACTCAACCTATTACTACTACTTCTTCTTTATATagaaaacaaattttaaaaattcaattttagAAAGTAATAAAAAATGTCAATCTCGAGTTTATTTCTCTTTTCACAAAAGAAAGGTTAAGAGACGCATAATATCAATTTAACCTATGATAGTTTTAATATTTTTGTATCATGATCTTTTTAGAACTTTTCAGAATCTTTATGTTTTTAAAAGCTCTAGAGTAAAGAAAATAAGCTCTATTGGTATTTAGCACTTTTTTTTGGTTGCAAATTTCACACACCAACGCAcaaatgaagaagatgaatatGATTACAATGAAGAGAGGCGTCGCTAGAAGCTTGACCGACACGTCAACTTTCAGATCCTCCTCACTTTCGTTCCTTCGTTCACTCTCTTCCACTTCCAGCACCACCGTCGACGTCGACGTCTCTGCTTCTTCCGTCGCGAAGCTTGTCACTCCCACTTTCCTTCAACCCAGAGTTGTTCTTTACGACGGCGTTTGCCATCTCTGTCACCAAGGTACTATCAGTTTTATTCCCACTCTTCACTTTCTCTTAGGAAACACTCTTCCATTCATGTGCTTTTATGGATTGTTAATAGGAACACATAGTGGTTTTGTTAAAGGGATTTTTTTTTAAGAATTTCATAATTAGGGCAAGGTTTTAGGGTTTACAATGTCATCATGTCTTAAGCATCTAATAATCAATATTGAATAAGCTAAGCTATTTTCAGTTCAATAATGAATAAGCTATTTTCAGTCATAACTTATTCTGTTTAGCTTGTCAATGTTCCAAATTTTATTAGCTTATGCATTGTTGAAGGTTTGTGCTCATTGGTCTAATGTTCTTTATTACAGTTTTAACAATTGTGTATTGGCAGGAGTGAAATGGGTGATCAGAGCTGACAAGGATAGGAAGATCAAATTTTGCTGCGTTCAGTCTAATGCTGCTGAGCCATACTTGAGAGCATCTGGTCTTCAACGAGAGGATGTTCTACGCCGCTTTTTATTCATTGAAGGCTTGAATGTATTCTCTCAGGGATCTACCGGTTAGAATTCACTCACCTATTTAACTAGAATTATGAGTTTAGTGTCTAATTATCATCAATTATGTTAAACCATATTCATAGTGCAAAGTATTTATTCTTTCTCGTACCTCTTTTTATAAAACCCTCTGAATTTTATGAACTACTCAATCTAGCAATCATGATTTGTTACcaaaataaaagtaaaaataaaggGTGACCTAGTGTGCTTGAGGCTTCCACTGTCGGTGGGGAGTGTAGGGATTGCATTCAATTGTCCCTTTTTCCTGTCTTCGCAACAAAAAAATTAACAATCAAGTAAGAGTGTTAGTTTTATACAGAGAGGTTTTCTTTTAATTGGAGGAAAAGGTGTTAGTTTTATACAGAGAGGTTTTCTTTTAATTGGAGGAAAAGGAAAGGGAGGGACAAGAGAATGGGTTAAGTGATTTCAACCCAATCTGGAGAAGGTGAGATCCCTACATCAGATATATAAAAACCAAAAAGCTTTTACACCCTGTTTGGTCGATGAGAGAAGAAAATGAAAGGAAAGACAATGGAGAGAAGCAAAATTGACAAAGGTTATTTGGAAGAAGagaaaatcataaaaaatataaataaaaatcTCTGTCCTCTAATTTGGATGAAGAGAAAAATTAGTTCATTTCTCATTAACTCACGATCTTCTTTCCTATGTACTATACCATACAATGATGATGCTTCTCATCTTGAAGTGAGTATGTATACTCCGTGACCTTTCTACTTGGGAGAGGTTTATTGATTATGTTGGCCAACTGTGAATTTTTCAAAAGTTGCATTTGTTTCCTTGAATGTGTAAATTTTCTTGTGTATTCCATAATCTTTCGTATTGTATGATGATGAATGAGCTCTTTATTAAGGGAACTTGCCAAAGGCATCCTTTAGGATTTTGTCTAAATGATTAGATTATTTAGGTAGTAGATGAACATAAGTTAATTACATTTTCACTACTCTTGTTTTCCATGTCATTTTTCTTGTGTCGATCTCATTGTGACATTATTATGCAGCTGCATTGCGTGTACTGTCATACTTGCCATTACCTTACTCTGCTTTGAGCTGGCTGTGGGTGATACCAACTCCAATAAGGGATGCTGTGTATGATTATATAGCAAAAAACCGGTACAAATGGTTTGGCAAGGCTGAAGATTGTTTGGTTTTGCAAGAGAAGGAGCTGCTTGAGCGTTTCATAGATAGGGACGAAATGATGAAACGAGATTCCTAGTTTTAATAACTGCTGCCTCATGAATCATGATAGATTAATTAACACTAATGTAACAGTAATGTTTATGTTTTGGTCTAATGAAAGGGCCTCCACAAGTAGTAGTGTCCTTCACCCAACATGAATCACAAATTGTTTTAGTATATCTTTAGAATTATGTGAATAGCAAAAGAGTAGATTTATCAGTCATCTTATTTAAACGCTTTCTAGATGCTGTATTGTGCAgaatttggaaatattaatcaaACATCACATTATACACTTCATTTGATGCTGTATTACTCTTTATTTGTTATCTATATACAAATCATTCTTTGATTACCCGTATGGAATGGAGGTATAGGGGAAAAGCAATCTTCGTACCTCAAAAATAATATGCCTGTTTGACTTTTTGTATAAATCCTATAGAGGGAGCATTATCAGAAAAAAAAAGCATAGATTTATTTTAGTCTCTGAAAATAATGTGGAACTCAATTTAGCTCTAAAAAACTGCTAGTTTCACTTTGCAGACCGGTATGCTTATACTCATGTGAAATAAAAATTCATTTTGGTAATTATTTATGAAATACTAAGTCGTCGTTCCATTTACAAGAGTACTTAGAAATAACTTATTAGGGAATCTTGTGATGGTGATGTTTCAAAGACCTCAAATCTTCAAGCACTTGGGATGAATCAACAACGAGTACAAAGAGTTAGAGTAGCTAGTGAGTGTGGAATCTGTGGCCGATATGATCAATTTGGTCATCTTCGTTAGTGTTAATTTTGTTTTcatatttattatttaattttttttatattatatagtttttattaaaaaaataaactcatgcgccagatgaattgatGCTAGTACTTAAGCCATGCATTGAATTGACAACATTGCagtcgccaattcaattgacAACACTTCAGATTTTTTTAAACGGTACCGTCAATTCATCTGACAACAGCTCTTTATTTTAAAATTCTTTTACTTAAAACTGAATTATTTTCAGAAATATGTGGGAAAAGTGGTTATTATAgaaatttattttaaaaagttGGTTATTTGTATAAAAGAATTCCTAAGAAGTTGCAATACATTGGTATGTTTATTATTGATGAATTAAACATAAATAATCAAATATTTAAACAATGCTTTCCAATTTTAATGTCAAATATGCTTGTGGAAATTTGAAACAGCCACTCATTCCATGCTTCTAAACGTAGCCTTGTTTCTTACTGACCAATAGAAACCATAAAATTGGAAACAACCGTTTCGTACAGGCCAATTGGAAACAGACACGTATCCCTACTCAATACTGTCGGTATTGATTGAAGTTTCAGACTTATTTCTCTTTTCTAACTTGTCATTTTCTTTTCTCTGTTTGTGTCTCTGAAATTTCAATGAAACAACTTTGTGCGCATAATTTCAAAGTTTCATTAATCATAGTTGGTGGGTTGTTGACTTGACAAAGTCTATCCCAAAACATCTCCTACCACTCACTCACTCCTTGTTAATAATCTTGTTTTCTCATAATACATCTTCATCACTCGCGTTTACATTCTTCTGCAGTTACAAATTTGAAATATGGCTGAAGCTGTTATTGAAGTTGTCCTTAATAATTTGAGCTCACTCATTCAAAAAGAGCTTGGCTTATTTCTTGGTTTTGATCAAGACTTTAATAGTCTTTCCAGCTTGCTGACAACAATCAAGGCTACTCTTGAAGATGCTGAGGAGAAACAGTTCACTGATAGAGCTATCAAGGACTGGCTTCTTAAGCTCAAAGATGCTGCTCACGTCCTCGATGACATCTTGGACGAGTGCGCCACTCAAGCACTGGAGTATGAAGGACTAAAGGAAAGACGTTCAAACAAGGTACAAAGCTCTTTCTTATCTTGTTTTCATCCCAAACATAATGTTTTCCGCTACCAAATTGCTAAGAGAATGAAGAGGATAAGAGAGAGGTTAGATGAAATCGCTCAAGAAAGGAGCAAGTTTCATTTGATGGAGATTGTTAGAGAGAAGAGAAGTGGAGTCCTTGAATGGCGTCAAACTACTTCAATCATTACTCAACCTCAAGTCTACGGAAGAGAACAAGATAAGGACAGAATCATAAACTTTTTGGTAGGCGATGCTTCTAGTTTCAAGGATTTGTCTGTTTATCCAATAGTTGGTCTTGGTGGACTTGGAAAAACAACACTTGCCCAACTTATATTCAATCATGACAAGGTAGTCAGTCATTTTGAGCTGAGAATCTGGGTATGTGTCTCAGAAGATTTTAGTTTGAACAGAATGACAAGAGCCATCATAGAATCAGCAGCTGGCCATGCTTGTCCAGAACTGGATCTTGAGCCATTACAAAGAAAACTTCAAGATTTGCTAAAAGGAAAAAGGTATTTGCTAGTGCTGGATGATGTGTGGGATGATGAACAAGAAAATTGGCTGAGGTTGAAATCTATATTGGCGTGTGGGGGAAAAGGCGCATCAATTTTGGTCACCACTCGTCTTCTAAAGGTTGTAGCAATCATGGGAACAATACCTCCTCATGATTTATTAATCCTATCAGACACTGATTGTTGGGAATTGTTGAAACAAAGAGCCTTTGGACCAAATGAGGAAGAGAGGGAAGAACTTGTGGCCATAGGAAAGAAGATAGTAAAGAAGTGCGGGGGAGTGCCTCTTGCGGCAATGGCATTAGGAAGTCTCTTGCGTTTCAAAAGGAAGGAAATAGAGTGGCTCAATGTCAAGGAAAGCCAACTGTGGAATTTACAAGGTGAAGATCATGTCATGTCTGCCTTAAGATTAAGCTATTTGAATTTGCCAGTAAAATTGAGACCGTGTTTTGCCTTGTGTGCACTGTTTCCCAAAGACAAAATAATAGACAAGAAGTTTTTGATTGATCTTTGGATGGCTAATGGTTTTATTTCATCTAATGGAATGCTGGAAGCAGAAGATATTGGCAATGAGGTGTGGAATGAGTTATATTGGAGATCATTTTTTCAAGATATTGAGAAAGATGTTATTGgtgaaattaaaaaatttaaaatgcaTGACCTTGTTCATGATCTTGCTCAATCTATTGCGGAAGAGGTTAGTTGTTACATTCCAAAATCAAACCTATCTAAAAGAATTCGCCACCTCTCAACTTATGGTGAGAAATCTTCTATGGTAATCGGTTCAATACAGTTGCATGGAATCAAATCATTAAGGACCTTTTTAACTCATCAATACAATTATTCCCCACCTCAAGTACTAAAATGTTATTCTTTACGAGTACTTGATTTCGAAAGAATGAAAGAGTTGCCATCTTCGATTTTTCGTTTGAAACATTTAAGATACTTGAATCTTTCTAATGGAGAATTCAAAACTCTTCCAGAATCTTTATGTACTATGTGGAACTTACAGATTTTAAAGTTAGATTATTGTTACAGTCTCCGAAGGTTGCCTGATAGGTTGGTACAGTTGAAAGCTCTACAACATCTATCTTTGAAGCATTGTACCTCGCTATCAAGTTTGCCTCCACATATAAGAAAAATGGCTTCTCTAAAAACTTTAACCATGTATGTTGTTGGCAAGGAGAAAGGATTTCTTTTGGCGGAACTAGGACAAATGAACCTTAAAGGAAGCCTTTGCATTAAACACTTGGAGAGAGTTAAAAGTGTGATGAGTGCCAAAGAAGCTAATATGTTGAGAAAGCAAGTGAACAATTTTGAATTGGAATGGAAGATAAATGAAGAGTCCCAATTACAAGAAAATGTTGAGGAGATTCTTGAAGTGCTTGAACCTCAAACCCAACAACTTCAAAGTCTGAGAGTGAGAGGATATACAGGTGCCTATTTTCCACAATGGATGTCTAGTTCGTCTCTAACTATTTTAACTCATCTAGAACTTGTGAGTTGCGAAAGTTGTTTACACCTTCCAGACTTGGGGAAACTTCCTTCTCTAAAGAATCTAACAGTATCTAACATGAGCCATGTAGAATACATATATGAGGAGGATTCATGCAATGGTGGAGTTGCAGGAGGTTTGACAAAACTAGAAAAATTGGAACTAAAGGAGTTGCCGAACCTGGTAAAGTTATCAAGGGAGGATAGAGATAACATGTTTCCGTGCCTTTCAAAATTTGAAATTAGAGAATGTCCTATACTGTTGGAATTGCCTTGCCTTCCATCTCTCAGTGAATTACGTGTACGAGGGAAATGCAGCCCACATTTACTAAGTTCAATTCATACACTCCATACTCTTGAAATCCTTCATTTCAAAGATCATAAAGAGCTAAGTTTCTTTCCGGATGGGATGCTAAGAGACCTCACTTCTCTAAAGAATTTTGATATTGATGGCTATTCTAAACTTGAGCAACTGCCAACTGAAATCAATAACATTCAAGCGATATTTATTAGTGGTTGCGAGAACCTCAAGTCATTGGCAGATGAAGTATTACATGGATTGCACTCTCTTAAGAGATTGAGAATTATGAGCTGCCAAAAGTTCAACCTATCAGAAAGTTTTCAATACCTCACTTGTCTTGAGAATTTGACAGTCCACGGTTGCCCAGAAATAGAAGGTTTGCATGAGGCATTACAACATATGTGTGCTCTTCAATATTTGTCATTGGGTAGTCTTCCGAACCTGGCATCCTTACCTGACTGGTTAGGAAACCTAATCTTGCTTGAGAGATTGGATATTTCTAATTGTCCAAAGGTGACATGTCTTCCCATGAGCATTCAACGCCTTACTAATCTGAAAACTTTGGGAATTTACGATTGCAGTGAGTTAGGGAAACGATGTAAAGAGAACACTGGTGATGATTGGCACAAAATAGCCCACGTTCAAGATATTGACATATGGTGAGGATTATATGCATGTGTAAGAtaattctttttttatttattttaaactTTTCCTTTATAATAATGTATTTGATCTCTATGAATAAAAATCGTGAAAGCAAATTCTAATTATTTTGTTAAGCAAAACTAAAATTGCACATCGTACATACTGAGCTTGTGTTTTAAGAGTCTTTGAAGAGCATTATATTGTTGGATGCAATTGTTTTTTATGTTtggatatttttattttataGGGAATATATAAAGAGTACAATATTGACTTTATTAATAATATCTATTACTTATTACTAATGTATTGTTTTGCTAATAAATAATGGGTCATAATAAATAAAGGGTCATGATAAATAAAGGGTCATGATAACCGGTGCATTGAATATTTTCTCATAATATTATTTATTAGTTAAGAATCTCATAATATTTTGTATAAATATTGATTATGTATATTTTCAGTGCATTGAATACAcatatatttaaaaaaaatattatttttaacTTATCATTTTAATTTCTTAACTAGGATCTGAAAACACTTATTAGCATTTTCCATAAATAATAAatattcaaataaaataaaataagataatGTAATCTCTGTTATtctatttgttttatttttttcttaTCTTTTTCTTTCATCTTTCTAAATATGAGTTGTCAATATAGCTTTTCTTGCAAATACAAAGATAAGAAAAAACTTAAAGAAATTGTCGAAGTTAAAGAAAAGAAACtaacaaaaaaatataaaatcaaattttatttatctaatctttttttaatttaattttaaatttgtattttaatttatttattttatatttgtGTTAATTAGAGTTTGTTTTAGAGTAATGCCGACTAATTTTTTTTGAATCCGGAGGTTTGAAACCTAAATAAAAAGAGTTGATGCTTTTATTTAGAAAAGTTTATTAAAACAAGTAAAATTGAAATTTTAGGTGATTGCTCATCTATGAGCAAGGTAATGATGAAGAACTTAACAATATAAATATATACAGAAATGAAAATATAATAGGAGAAGATGTTAATAACGTAAGTAGAGTTCATAACTTAGACAACAAGCAGAATACAAATAATATAAATTTATTAGTAGAAGATGTTAATGATGTAAATAAAGTTCACAACTTAAACAACAATGAGAGTACACATAGTGATTTATTGGTAGAAGACTATCAAAATGTAGATaccattatatatatatatatatatatatatatatatatatatatatatatatatatatatattgcaaGTTAATTGATTATATCAATACAAGTTTGAGAGGTTTTTTACTAGAAAaatgtcatataaaaattatttatataGATTTTTTTAAGGATAAATCTTCGAGACATTTCTCTTCTCTATTTTACGATCTAAAGTTGCCTATTTTTTCTTTATGTTGAATCTCTTCATTTTTGCTGCTTTATCTCTCTTTGATTGGTCTAACATAAAcatttgttttaattttttataaatcatttttgaatttcaaatATTACAATTCACCAAATCCATTTGTATTTGGTGTGACTTGATCAATAAGTGGTATCAGAGTCTAACTCATATTTTAAGACTAATCATTCCATAAGAAATGAATGACTTCAAACAATTCACGAAACAAACTCCATCATCTAATGAATAAGGGCATGTTTTGTGGAAAGATAAGATGAAAATATATACCGGGGGATGAATTTTTATATTTGGAAGATAATTAAAAATGGTCTGATTGTTCTGACAAATCAAGTTAATGTTGTTGTGGTAAACAAAGATGAAAATGATTGGATCAAAGAAGAAAGAGAAAAAGTGTAGTGCAGTTTGAAAGCTAAAACTATCATCAATACTTCTCTTGTTCTTGATGAGTTTTTGCATGTTTCTCACCACGAGACTGCAAAATAAAAGTAGGACACCCTTCAAGTTACCTATGAAAGAACATCTAAGGTGAAGATTACAAGGATGCAAACATTAAACCATGAGTATGAACTCTTCAAAATAACACCTGAAGAAAAACATTTATGATATGCAAAAATGATTCACTCACTTTGTGAATCACATGAAAACTCTAGGGAAAGTATTTCAAAATGAGTTGTAGAATTCTTAGATGCTTAAACAATAGTTGGAAACCAAAAGTCACTGTGATTTCTGAATCATGGGACCTGTCTTTCATGGACTTGGCTACTTTTTTTGGTAAATTGAAGGAACACAAGATAAAGGTGAAATGATCAAATGATAATGAAGAAGGTGACAACAAGAAGAAAAATCTTGCTCTAAAAGTTACAAATGTAAAAGACATGGAGTCAGAAAATAAAGATTGTCAAAGTGAAAGTGATGAAGACATAAATCTCATGTTTCTCAAATTTAATAAATTTCTTAGGCACGAAAAacaaatttcaaaatttcaaaacaacAAGATGATTAAAACATGAACGAAGAAAGTCATCATTTGTCCCTACATGTTATCATTGTGGAAAGAAATGACACATAAAAAAAATCACCCTTAGAACTAGAACTAGAGAAAGTACAAGAAACCTTAAAGAGAGGTCATGAAAACCTACATCGCTTGGGATACCAATGACATGGAATCCTCAGATGATAAAAAAATAGCATTTGTCTCATGGAAGGTCATGAATAAGATAAGGTAATTTAACATTTATCTTATCATGATTTATTTCACATATGTAAGAAATTAATTATCTTGTCTCCATCTCTAAAATTAGTATATCTTcccttgaaattaaaaataaaaacatgtTGGAAGAAATATAAAGTCCCAATAAGAGACAAcatattttaattcaaaatattttctCTTCTCATGAAGTTTTAGTTGAACCTGCCAAGTGAAGTTGGATGTCTCTATTACATTCAGGGGAGATCCCTAATACGGTTTTGTCGCTTGTCCTATAAGCTTTCGTTTATTTTGTTTATTGAGCCTCCTCGTCATTTCCACATATCTGGATTGGGTTTTGAATCTATTCGTTTTTTAGCATGCATAATTCAAGTGTTTGTATTTGAGTATGATCATAATGTTTTAAGTCATTTGGTTGAGTTAATGGAACAAGAACCATATTTTATATTGGTTCAAGTTATGTGGAAAGTGAAATCTCAAACTATTTTTAAAAACTTGAAAATTTGAGATTTGTTGTCTGTGACTCGAATCACAATttacacatgattcgaatcatgcaGTCTTGTGACTGAAATCACAAGTTGCACTTAATTAAAATCACACATCTCATGTTAGACACTGGCCCATTCgatttgaatcacacatcctaTATGACTCGAATCACAAGCGTTCTCACTTTTTCCTATTTGCTTCTGACTAATTTTATTCAAATCAAGCTTTTCACATGACTTGAATCATGAGCCTTCATTAcagcctctgaactgatcataaccatctgaggtactgagcaaccacaaatccaacttggggttccgaaataaatggaactgaaggatacatcaccatcatcatcaaacaatctctgagcagacaaCCACAAGAACCTCTGAACCAACCCGaggaatcctgaaataaacggatccccactgataaataccacagacagaactccggcgtctcagaaataaatgcccataaatccgacttataaataggactctgatcaacggaaccaatagtcaccatcaaagtcaccatcagaacatgcatctgtaagaatcaaccctcccctcacaggtgaattctaatcaggttatcctaaggcggataatggtgtcgacaatcgggcaaagatactcaacgggtttgccctttcgggtgtgccgttgtagctctcttaagatcatctaaatcaaagatccgggaaagatcggtcaccgaagtcaacagctcagatgaggtgactcaaccagagtggatactccacaaaggaagagcactctcaaataaacctcgtccggcttgtggtgtgtcacgtcgcccaaaacatgttgacctaacatgaaaggcacatgagaccatgctaatcctaggtgtatactcgggcctgggttttagccccactcagaacacccatCCCAAAAtagaggaaccacctgtacagaggacagcggaatgatagtatgatgcatgcaaatatttatgcaaatatatacacaaaaGAATAATcaatgcaataaatagcagcacaagcaacccaaactatcctagaacgctaggagagactcgcttagggc includes these proteins:
- the LOC127119396 gene encoding uncharacterized protein LOC127119396 — encoded protein: MKKMNMITMKRGVARSLTDTSTFRSSSLSFLRSLSSTSSTTVDVDVSASSVAKLVTPTFLQPRVVLYDGVCHLCHQGVKWVIRADKDRKIKFCCVQSNAAEPYLRASGLQREDVLRRFLFIEGLNVFSQGSTAALRVLSYLPLPYSALSWLWVIPTPIRDAVYDYIAKNRYKWFGKAEDCLVLQEKELLERFIDRDEMMKRDS